A single genomic interval of Symphalangus syndactylus isolate Jambi chromosome 18, NHGRI_mSymSyn1-v2.1_pri, whole genome shotgun sequence harbors:
- the ASCC2 gene encoding activating signal cointegrator 1 complex subunit 2 isoform X12: MPLLELKDIVLYLCDTCTTLWAFLDIFPLACQTFQKHDFCYRLASFYEAAIPEMESAIKKRRLEDSKLLGDLWQRLSHSRKKLMEIFHIILNQICLLPILESSCDNIQGFIEEFLQIFSSLLQEKRFLRDYDALFPVAEDISLLQQASSVLDETRTAYILQAVESAWEGVDRRKAADAKDPTVTEEPNGEPNGVVVTAEAVSQASSHPENLEEEECMGAAAAVGPAVCGVELDSLISQVKDLLPDLGEGFILACLEYYHYDPEQVINNILEERLAPTLSQLDRDLDREMKPDPTPLLTSRHNVFQNDEFDVFSRDSVDLSRVHKGKSTRKEENTRSLLNDKRAVAAQRQRYEQYSVVVEEVPLQPGESLPYHSGYYEDEYDDTYDGNQVGANDADSDDELISRRPFTIPQVLRTKVPREGQEEDDDDEEDEADEEAPKPDHFVQDPAVLREKAEARRMAFLAKKGYRHDSSTAVASSPRGHGQSRETTQERRKKEANKATRANHNRRTMADRKRSKGMIPS; the protein is encoded by the exons GAATTAAAGGACATTGTTCTCTACCTTTGTGATACCTGCACCACACTTTGGGCCTTTCTGGATATCTTCCCTTTGGCTTGCCAGACCTTCCAGAAGCACGACTTTTGTTACAG ACTAGCTTCCTTCTACGAAGCAGCAATTCCCGAAATGGAGTCTGCAATTAAGAAGAGGAGGCTCGAAGATAGCAA GCTTCTTGGTGACCTGTGGCAGAGGCTCTCCCATTCCAGGAAGAAGCTAATGGAGATTTTCCACATCATCCTGAACCAGATCTGCCTCCTTCCCATCCTAGAAAGCAG CTGTGACAACATTCAGGGCTTCATAGAAGAGTTCCTTCAGATCTTCAGCTCCTTGCTGCAGGAGAAGAG GTTCCTCCGGGACTATGATGCACTCTTCCCCGTGGCTGAAGACATCAGCTTGCTGCAGCAGGCCTCGTCAGTCTT GGACGAGACGCGGACTGCCTACATCCTCCAGGCAGTCGAGAGTGCATGGGAAGGGGTGGACAGACGGAAAGCCGCAGATGCTAAAGACCCAACGGTGACTGAGGAGCCTAATGGGGAGCCTAACGGGGTCGTGGTGACAGCAGAGGCAGTCAGTCAAGCGTCATCACATCCGGAGAActtggaggaagaggag TGCATGGGAGCAGCTGCGGCTGTGGGCCCTGCCGTGTGTGGGGTGGAGCTGGACTCACTCATCTCCCAAGTGAAGGACCTGCTGCCAGACCTTGGTGAGGGCTTCATCCTGGCCTGCCTGGAGTACTACCACTACGACCCAGAGCAGGTGATCAACAATATCCTGGAGGAGCGGCTGGCCCCCACCCTCAGCCAGCTGGACCGCGACCTAGACAG AGAAATGAAACCAGACCCTACACCCCTGCTGACGTCTCGCCACAACGTCTTCCAGAATGACGAGTTTGATGTGTTCAGCAGGGACTCAGTAGACCTGAGCCGGGTGCACAAGGGCAAGAG CACCAGGAAGGAGGAAAACACGCGGAGTTTGCTCAACGACAAGCGTGCAGTGGCGGCACAGCGGCAGCGCTACGAGCAGTACAGTGTGGTGGTGGAGGAG GTGCCACTGCAGCCAGGCGAGAGCCTGCCCTACCATAGTGGCTACTACGAGGATGAGTACGATGACACATACGATGGCAACCAGGTGGGCGCCAATGATGCAGACTCTGACGATGAGCTCATCAGCCGCAG GCCATTCACCATCCCTCAGGTGCTGAGAACCAAAGTGCCTAGAGAAGGGCAGGAGGAGGATGACGACGATGAGGAAGACGAGGCTGACGAGGAGGCTCCCAAG CCCGACCATTTCGTGCAGGACCCTGCAGTGCTGAGAGAGAAGGCAGAAGCCAGGCGCATGGCCTTTCTCGCCAAGAAAGG GTACCGGCATGACAGCTCAACAGCAGTGGCCAGCAGCCCCCGAGGCCATGGGCAGAGCCGCGAGACAACCCAGGAACGCAGGAAGAAGGAAGCCAACAAGGCGACAAGAGCCAACCACAACCGGAGAACCATGGCAGACCGcaagaggagcaaaggcatgatCCCATCCTGA